In Streptomyces puniciscabiei, a single genomic region encodes these proteins:
- a CDS encoding NADP-dependent oxidoreductase, translating to MTNREWHLLSRPVGWPKPEDFALVETPVPTPGEGQVLVRNKYLSVDPYMRGRMSAAKSYAAPFELGKVMQGGAVGEVIESHAEGIEVGDHILHFFGWREYAAVDAKNAVKVGPAVIPAVKVDDKTHDVPLSAYLGVLGMTGLTAYAGLLRTASFKEGDIVFVSGAAGAVGSQAGQLARLLGASRVIGSAGSDDKVKLLVEEYGFDAAFNYKNGPVAEQLREAAPDGIDVYFDNVGGDHLEAAIGSLREGGRIAVCGMISVYNNTEPAPGPRNLARLIQTRGRIEGFLVGDHYDLQPEFVRKVGPWVASGELKYRETVVEGIENTLEAFLGVLRGDNIGKMIVKL from the coding sequence ATGACCAACCGTGAGTGGCACCTGCTGAGCCGTCCCGTCGGCTGGCCGAAGCCCGAGGACTTCGCCCTCGTGGAGACCCCCGTCCCGACGCCCGGCGAGGGCCAGGTGCTGGTGCGGAACAAGTACCTCTCCGTGGACCCGTACATGCGCGGCCGAATGAGTGCCGCGAAGTCGTACGCCGCCCCGTTCGAGCTGGGCAAGGTCATGCAGGGCGGCGCGGTCGGCGAGGTGATCGAGTCCCACGCCGAGGGCATCGAGGTCGGCGACCACATCCTGCACTTCTTCGGCTGGCGCGAGTACGCGGCCGTGGACGCGAAGAACGCCGTCAAGGTCGGACCGGCGGTCATCCCGGCCGTCAAGGTCGACGACAAGACCCACGACGTACCGCTGTCGGCCTACCTCGGCGTCCTCGGCATGACCGGCCTGACCGCCTACGCCGGCCTGCTGCGCACCGCCTCCTTCAAGGAGGGCGACATCGTCTTCGTGTCCGGCGCGGCGGGCGCCGTCGGCAGCCAGGCCGGCCAGCTCGCCAGGCTTCTGGGCGCCTCGCGGGTCATCGGCTCGGCCGGCTCCGACGACAAGGTCAAGCTGCTGGTCGAGGAGTACGGCTTCGACGCCGCGTTCAACTACAAGAACGGGCCGGTCGCCGAGCAGCTGCGCGAGGCCGCGCCCGACGGCATCGACGTGTACTTCGACAACGTCGGCGGGGACCACCTGGAGGCCGCGATCGGCTCGCTCCGCGAGGGGGGCCGGATCGCCGTCTGCGGCATGATCTCGGTCTACAACAACACCGAGCCCGCGCCGGGACCGCGGAACCTCGCCCGGCTCATCCAGACCCGCGGCCGCATCGAGGGCTTCCTGGTCGGCGACCACTACGACCTGCAGCCCGAGTTCGTCCGGAAGGTCGGGCCCTGGGTCGCCTCGGGCGAGCTGAAGTACCGCGAGACGGTCGTCGAGGGCATCGAGAACACGCTGGAGGCGTTCCTCGGGGTGCTGCGCGGCGACAACATCGGCAAGATGATCGTCAAGCTCTGA
- a CDS encoding MarR family winged helix-turn-helix transcriptional regulator, which produces MSTPSQTRRPDALTMEVVELIGDVVARFYADYEKAAGEHTLTGPQARLLSLLSLEPLPMRKLAQKLKCEPSNVTGIVDRLESRGLVERRPDPADRRVKLAAATDEGVRMATDLREGLRFAREPLAGLSEEERRSLRDLLRRMLDA; this is translated from the coding sequence ATGTCCACCCCATCGCAGACCCGCCGCCCCGACGCCCTGACCATGGAGGTCGTCGAACTCATCGGTGACGTCGTCGCCCGCTTCTACGCGGACTACGAGAAGGCGGCGGGCGAGCACACGCTGACCGGACCGCAGGCCCGGCTGCTCAGCCTGCTCTCGCTGGAGCCGCTGCCCATGCGCAAGCTGGCGCAGAAGCTGAAGTGCGAGCCGTCCAACGTCACCGGGATCGTGGACCGCCTGGAGTCCCGGGGGCTGGTCGAGCGCCGCCCGGACCCGGCCGACCGCCGGGTGAAGCTGGCCGCCGCAACGGACGAGGGCGTACGCATGGCCACGGATCTGCGCGAGGGCCTCCGCTTCGCCCGCGAGCCCCTCGCCGGCCTGTCGGAGGAGGAGCGCCGCTCCCTGCGCGATCTGCTGCGCCGGATGCTGGACGCGTGA
- a CDS encoding EI24 domain-containing protein, whose amino-acid sequence MRDLGVGFGHLLKGQRWMARHGRSYGFGLLPGLITLVLYAAALVALAVWGEDAVTWATPFADHWSGPWQGLFRGFLTAVLFALGLLLAVLTFTAVALLVGQPFYENLSEQVDAEVSPDGTAPRSRLPLWRELWISARDSLRVLVRAALWGVLLFALGFLPVVGQTVVPVLGFFVTGFFLTEELTAVALQRRGVELRARLALLRSRKTLVWGFGAPLGLVFLVPSVAVFLMPGAVAGATLLARELLGEESAGDSSPRRTGSARDPLRRLP is encoded by the coding sequence ATGCGCGATCTCGGGGTGGGGTTCGGTCATCTGCTGAAGGGCCAGCGCTGGATGGCCCGGCACGGCCGGAGCTACGGCTTCGGGCTGCTGCCCGGGCTGATCACCCTGGTGCTCTACGCGGCGGCGCTGGTCGCGCTCGCAGTGTGGGGCGAGGACGCGGTCACCTGGGCGACGCCTTTCGCGGACCACTGGTCCGGCCCCTGGCAGGGCCTGTTCCGCGGCTTCCTGACCGCCGTGCTCTTCGCCCTCGGCCTGCTGCTCGCCGTGCTGACCTTCACGGCCGTCGCCCTCCTCGTCGGCCAGCCCTTCTACGAGAACCTGTCGGAGCAGGTCGACGCCGAGGTCTCGCCCGACGGCACCGCCCCGCGCTCCCGGCTGCCGCTCTGGCGCGAACTGTGGATCTCCGCCCGGGACAGCCTGCGCGTCCTGGTGCGGGCCGCGCTGTGGGGCGTGCTGCTCTTCGCCCTCGGCTTCCTGCCCGTCGTCGGCCAGACCGTCGTCCCCGTGCTCGGCTTCTTCGTCACCGGCTTCTTCCTCACCGAGGAACTCACCGCCGTCGCCCTCCAGCGCCGGGGCGTGGAACTGCGCGCCCGGCTCGCCCTGCTCCGCTCCCGCAAGACCCTGGTCTGGGGTTTCGGCGCGCCCCTCGGCCTGGTCTTCCTGGTCCCGTCCGTCGCGGTGTTCCTGATGCCGGGCGCGGTCGCGGGCGCGACACTGCTCGCCCGGGAGCTGCTCGGGGAGGAGAGCGCGGGGGACTCCAGCCCACGCCGCACCGGCTCAGCCCGGGATCCGCTCCGCCGCCTCCCGTAG
- a CDS encoding LysR family transcriptional regulator, with product MSSIAAIPTSHGDPGPPEPPDLSTVWLRVFLEVARHGSFTVAARTLGWTQSAVSRQISSLESALGGGPLFDRLPRGVRLTEAGRALVPHAEAAAHGPVRLARLADADWIAGSSRPEGTLLDAAARLGFRPRVAHVVAEWTAKQGYVAAGLGVTLVPALAAASVRPDVVLLPVHAEDAPPRAVYAATVRGRTLATAARAFVTALREAAERIPG from the coding sequence ATGTCTAGCATCGCTGCCATCCCGACTTCGCATGGTGACCCCGGGCCGCCCGAGCCTCCCGACCTGTCCACCGTCTGGCTGCGGGTGTTCCTGGAGGTGGCCCGGCACGGCTCGTTCACCGTGGCCGCGCGGACGCTGGGCTGGACCCAGTCCGCGGTGTCCCGGCAGATCTCCTCCCTCGAGTCGGCCCTCGGCGGCGGTCCGCTCTTCGACCGGCTGCCGCGGGGCGTGCGACTCACCGAGGCCGGCCGCGCCCTGGTGCCGCACGCCGAGGCCGCGGCCCACGGCCCGGTGCGGCTGGCGCGGCTCGCCGACGCCGACTGGATCGCCGGCAGTTCCCGGCCCGAGGGCACCCTTCTCGACGCGGCGGCACGGCTGGGTTTCCGGCCGCGCGTGGCGCACGTCGTCGCCGAGTGGACCGCCAAGCAGGGGTACGTCGCCGCCGGCCTCGGGGTGACCCTGGTCCCGGCACTGGCCGCCGCGTCCGTGCGCCCGGACGTCGTTCTGCTGCCGGTGCACGCCGAGGACGCGCCGCCGCGCGCGGTGTACGCGGCGACGGTCCGGGGACGCACGCTCGCGACGGCGGCGCGGGCCTTCGTCACGGCCCTACGGGAGGCGGCGGAGCGGATCCCGGGCTGA
- a CDS encoding RidA family protein: MQKTLDNPACAPQPLSPYYSQVARVEHADGSALLFLSGQIAEGATLAEQTRGVFETIAALLKAHGATLADVINIRTYLTDIGKLDEYGAVRREFLTGTPPTSMTFEVPRLFRPQAQVEVEVVAAVQPS; encoded by the coding sequence ATGCAGAAGACCCTGGACAACCCCGCCTGCGCACCGCAGCCCCTCAGCCCCTACTACTCCCAGGTGGCCCGCGTCGAACACGCCGACGGCAGCGCCCTGTTGTTCCTCTCCGGCCAGATCGCCGAGGGTGCCACCCTGGCCGAGCAGACCCGGGGCGTCTTCGAGACGATCGCCGCGCTGCTGAAGGCGCACGGCGCGACTCTCGCCGACGTCATCAACATCCGTACGTACCTGACCGACATCGGCAAGCTCGACGAATACGGCGCCGTGCGGCGGGAGTTCCTGACGGGGACCCCGCCGACGAGCATGACCTTCGAGGTGCCCCGGCTGTTCCGCCCTCAGGCCCAGGTGGAGGTGGAGGTCGTGGCGGCGGTACAGCCCTCGTGA
- a CDS encoding TetR/AcrR family transcriptional regulator — translation MPYGDVMNARVRSEERRAEIVGAALEVIAERGYRGASLASVAERVGLTQQGLLHYFPTKEALLVAVLQERDRWDAVPDSQWRMDLLASLVEYNAMRPAIIQTFSALLGESVTEGHPARAYFTERYARVRASMTSVLRTEYGDRLPNGLTPERTATLLVAVMDGLQYQWLLDPESVDMPGAFRDFLRLLGERAD, via the coding sequence ATGCCGTACGGTGACGTCATGAACGCGAGGGTCAGGAGCGAGGAGCGGCGCGCGGAGATCGTCGGGGCGGCCCTGGAGGTGATCGCCGAGCGCGGTTACCGGGGGGCGAGCCTCGCCTCCGTGGCCGAGCGCGTCGGTCTCACCCAGCAGGGTCTGCTGCACTATTTCCCCACGAAGGAGGCCCTGCTGGTGGCGGTGCTCCAGGAGCGGGACCGGTGGGACGCCGTGCCGGACAGCCAGTGGCGGATGGACCTGCTGGCCTCGCTGGTGGAGTACAACGCGATGCGGCCGGCGATCATCCAGACGTTCTCCGCGCTGCTCGGCGAGAGCGTGACGGAGGGGCATCCGGCGCGTGCGTACTTCACCGAGCGGTACGCCCGCGTCCGCGCGTCCATGACCTCGGTCCTGCGCACCGAGTACGGCGACCGGCTGCCGAACGGCCTCACCCCCGAGCGCACCGCCACGCTGCTCGTCGCGGTGATGGACGGCCTGCAGTACCAGTGGCTGCTGGACCCGGAGTCGGTGGACATGCCGGGCGCGTTCCGGGACTTCCTGCGGCTGCTGGGGGAACGGGCGGACTGA
- a CDS encoding glycoside hydrolase family 3 protein — protein sequence MAGPQPTPADTAREAVVEAALGKLDLDAKARLLAGQDMWTLPALPEIGLASLVMSDGPIGVRGVRWTADDPSVALPSPTALAATWDPELARRAGVLLAQEARRKGVHVLLAPTVNLHRSPLGGRHFECYSEDPYLTGVIGSGYVTGVQSGGVGTTVKHFVANDAETDRFTVNNLVSARALRELYLAPFEAIVENARPWGVMTAYNTVNGTTMTEHHHLVNEVLRGEWGFDGFNVSDWMAARDTVGAINGGLDVAMPGPRTVYGDALAQAVRDGEVAEATVDAAVRRVLRLAARVGVLQGAEPVVTGLPETVDGTELAREIARRSFVLVRNERDALPLKGGTVALIGAAARDARVLGGGSAIVFPARTVSPLDGLTAALPEGALTYAVGADPATELGVADRGFTLRAVCRDADGHVIGTRTAPNGLIQWMGSDLPEGVRHDTLHTVELTGTFTPRETGPHTFGIKGMGAFTLTIDGTTYFDDVQRPDKDDPFEAFFGAPVPRAQAELTAGEPVDVSLTHVVQLPEDIPMRVVTFALAHSEPQRDPDELIAEAVEAARNADTAVVVVATTDRVESEGFDRTDLRLPGRQDDLVRAVAAANPRTVVVVNAGSPVELPWRQEVAAVLLTWFPGQEGGAALADVLTGAHEPGGRLPTTWGSLADAPVTQVVPTEGELPYTEDLFIGYRAWEKAGRTPAYPFGHGLGYTDWTYESLVVDGTTARVRLRNTGERPGREVVQVYVSPAEPGPGRPARRLAGFASAEAGPGESVEVTVALPRRAFESWDETANAWSCVKGSYEIAAGGSIADRRLTAPINV from the coding sequence ATGGCGGGACCCCAGCCCACCCCGGCCGACACGGCCCGCGAGGCGGTCGTCGAGGCCGCTCTCGGCAAGCTCGACCTGGACGCCAAGGCGCGACTGCTGGCCGGCCAGGACATGTGGACCCTGCCCGCCCTGCCGGAGATCGGTCTCGCGTCCCTGGTCATGTCCGACGGCCCGATCGGCGTCCGGGGCGTGCGCTGGACCGCCGACGACCCCTCCGTCGCCCTGCCCTCGCCGACCGCGCTCGCCGCCACCTGGGACCCCGAACTCGCCCGCCGCGCGGGTGTCCTGCTCGCCCAGGAGGCCCGGCGCAAGGGCGTCCACGTCCTGCTCGCGCCCACCGTCAACCTGCACCGCTCCCCGCTCGGCGGACGCCATTTCGAGTGCTACAGCGAGGACCCGTACCTCACGGGCGTGATCGGCAGCGGGTATGTCACCGGCGTCCAGTCCGGCGGAGTCGGCACCACCGTCAAGCACTTCGTCGCCAACGACGCCGAGACCGACCGCTTCACCGTCAACAACCTGGTCTCCGCACGCGCCCTGCGCGAGCTGTACCTGGCGCCGTTCGAGGCCATCGTCGAGAACGCCCGTCCCTGGGGCGTCATGACCGCCTACAACACGGTCAACGGCACGACGATGACCGAGCACCACCACCTGGTCAACGAGGTCCTGCGCGGCGAGTGGGGCTTCGACGGCTTCAACGTCTCCGACTGGATGGCCGCCCGGGACACGGTGGGGGCCATCAACGGCGGCCTGGACGTGGCCATGCCCGGGCCGCGCACCGTCTACGGCGACGCCCTCGCGCAGGCCGTCCGGGACGGCGAGGTCGCCGAGGCCACCGTCGACGCGGCCGTGCGGCGCGTCCTGCGCCTCGCCGCCCGCGTCGGCGTCCTCCAGGGCGCCGAACCCGTGGTCACCGGGCTGCCGGAGACCGTCGACGGCACCGAACTGGCCCGCGAGATCGCCCGCCGCTCCTTCGTCCTGGTCCGCAACGAGCGGGACGCACTCCCGCTGAAGGGCGGCACCGTCGCCCTGATCGGCGCCGCCGCCCGCGACGCCCGCGTCCTCGGCGGCGGCTCCGCCATCGTCTTCCCGGCCCGGACCGTCTCCCCGCTGGACGGCCTCACCGCCGCACTCCCCGAGGGCGCCCTCACCTACGCCGTCGGCGCCGACCCGGCCACCGAACTCGGCGTCGCCGACCGGGGGTTCACCCTCCGAGCCGTCTGCCGCGACGCCGACGGACACGTCATCGGCACCCGCACCGCCCCGAACGGCCTGATCCAGTGGATGGGTTCGGACCTCCCCGAGGGCGTCCGCCACGACACCCTCCACACCGTCGAGCTGACCGGCACCTTCACCCCGCGCGAGACCGGCCCGCACACCTTCGGCATCAAGGGCATGGGCGCCTTCACGCTCACCATCGACGGGACGACGTACTTCGACGACGTCCAGCGCCCCGACAAGGACGACCCCTTCGAGGCCTTCTTCGGTGCCCCCGTGCCCCGCGCCCAGGCCGAACTCACGGCCGGCGAACCGGTCGACGTCTCCCTCACCCACGTCGTCCAGCTCCCCGAGGACATCCCCATGCGGGTCGTCACCTTCGCGCTCGCCCACTCCGAGCCGCAGCGCGACCCGGACGAACTGATCGCCGAGGCCGTCGAGGCCGCGCGGAACGCCGACACGGCCGTCGTCGTGGTCGCCACCACCGACCGCGTCGAGTCCGAGGGCTTCGACCGTACGGACCTGAGGCTCCCCGGCCGCCAGGACGACCTGGTCCGCGCGGTCGCCGCCGCCAACCCCCGCACGGTCGTGGTCGTCAACGCCGGCTCCCCGGTGGAACTGCCCTGGCGGCAGGAGGTCGCCGCCGTCCTGCTCACCTGGTTCCCCGGCCAGGAGGGCGGCGCCGCCCTCGCCGACGTCCTCACCGGTGCCCACGAGCCCGGCGGTCGGCTCCCCACCACCTGGGGCTCCCTCGCCGACGCCCCGGTCACCCAGGTCGTCCCCACCGAAGGCGAACTGCCGTACACCGAGGACCTGTTCATCGGCTACCGCGCCTGGGAGAAGGCCGGCCGCACCCCCGCCTACCCCTTCGGCCACGGCCTCGGCTACACCGACTGGACCTACGAGTCCCTGGTCGTCGACGGCACCACCGCCCGCGTCCGCCTGCGCAACACCGGCGAGCGGCCCGGCCGCGAGGTCGTCCAGGTCTACGTCTCCCCGGCCGAGCCCGGCCCCGGACGCCCGGCCCGCCGCCTCGCCGGCTTCGCCTCCGCCGAGGCCGGTCCCGGGGAGAGCGTCGAGGTGACCGTCGCGCTGCCGCGCCGCGCCTTCGAGAGCTGGGACGAGACGGCGAACGCGTGGTCATGTGTGAAGGGTTCGTACGAGATCGCCGCCGGAGGCTCGATCGCGGACCGCAGGCTCACCGCGCCGATTAACGTCTGA
- a CDS encoding aldose epimerase family protein, with protein sequence MSELFGTLSDGTEVRRWTLERAGTRVEVLTYGGIVRSVQVPDREGRTANVVLGFADLDGYLTHPEPYLGALVGRYANRIAHARFPLDGAVYALEPNNAPNSLHGGALGFDKRVWEARPVEHGVRLSRVSRHGEEGFPGRLEVSATYTLDASGALRIAYEAVTDAPTVINLTNHSYFNLAGSGHAGGHELRLAASRFTPVDADLIPTGALEDVTGSRFDFRASRKVGSGYDHNFVLDKGVTDTPREVAELHDPASGRTLTVATTEPGLQLYTADHLAEPFAPGDGVALETQHFPDSPNRPEFPSTVLRPGEVFRSQTVYGFGVR encoded by the coding sequence ATGAGCGAACTTTTCGGCACACTTTCCGACGGCACCGAGGTCCGGCGCTGGACGCTGGAGCGCGCCGGGACACGCGTGGAGGTCCTGACGTACGGCGGGATCGTGCGGTCGGTCCAGGTGCCGGACCGGGAGGGCCGGACGGCGAACGTGGTGCTCGGCTTCGCCGACCTGGACGGTTACCTCACCCACCCGGAGCCGTACCTCGGCGCCCTGGTCGGCCGGTACGCCAACCGGATCGCGCACGCCCGCTTCCCGCTGGACGGCGCGGTCTACGCCCTGGAGCCGAACAACGCCCCGAACTCCCTGCACGGCGGCGCGCTCGGCTTCGACAAGCGGGTGTGGGAGGCGCGGCCGGTCGAGCACGGCGTACGGCTGAGCCGGGTGAGCCGGCACGGCGAGGAGGGCTTCCCGGGCCGCCTGGAGGTGTCGGCGACCTACACCCTGGACGCGTCCGGCGCGCTGCGGATCGCCTACGAGGCGGTGACCGACGCCCCGACCGTGATCAACCTCACCAACCACAGCTACTTCAACCTGGCCGGCTCGGGCCATGCGGGCGGGCATGAACTGCGGCTGGCCGCCTCCCGTTTCACCCCGGTCGACGCGGACCTGATCCCGACCGGCGCCCTGGAGGACGTCACCGGCTCCCGGTTCGACTTCCGCGCCTCCCGCAAGGTCGGCTCGGGCTACGACCACAACTTCGTCCTGGACAAGGGCGTGACCGACACCCCGCGGGAGGTGGCCGAGCTCCACGACCCGGCCTCCGGCCGCACCCTGACCGTGGCGACGACCGAGCCGGGCCTCCAGCTGTACACCGCCGACCACCTGGCCGAACCCTTCGCCCCGGGAGACGGCGTCGCCCTGGAGACCCAGCACTTCCCGGACTCCCCGAACCGCCCGGAGTTCCCGAGCACGGTGCTCAGGCCGGGTGAGGTGTTCAGGTCGCAGACGGTGTACGGGTTCGGGGTCCGCTAG
- a CDS encoding SGNH/GDSL hydrolase family protein, with protein sequence MRKPSRRARAALSLMAAVVLGVAGCDAGGRSAPAPEGTKARAAGPAPVWNRSPGSIAAVGDSITRGFDACTVLSDCPEVSWATGSDAQVDSLAVRLLGAAGAAEHSWNYAVTGARVADLPGQMERAAAREPELVTVMVGANDACRSSARAMTSVAAFRADFQEALRTLREASPKTQVYVASVPNLKRLWSEGRASPLGKEVWKLGICPSMLSAADDLTSAAMLRRDRVQQRVVEYNKVLKEVCAKDSRCRFDNNAVYDYRFGTDQLSHWDWFHPSRDGQARLAAIAYRTITAANPVA encoded by the coding sequence ATGCGGAAGCCGAGCCGCCGTGCGCGAGCCGCCCTCAGCCTCATGGCGGCCGTCGTGCTGGGCGTCGCCGGGTGCGACGCCGGGGGCAGGAGCGCGCCCGCGCCGGAGGGCACCAAGGCGCGCGCGGCCGGACCGGCGCCGGTGTGGAACCGCAGCCCCGGCTCGATCGCCGCGGTCGGCGACTCCATCACCCGCGGCTTCGACGCGTGCACGGTGCTCTCGGACTGCCCCGAGGTGTCCTGGGCGACCGGCAGCGACGCGCAGGTGGACAGCCTGGCGGTGCGGCTGCTCGGGGCCGCGGGCGCGGCGGAGCACAGCTGGAACTACGCGGTGACCGGCGCCCGGGTGGCGGACCTGCCCGGGCAGATGGAGCGGGCGGCGGCGCGCGAGCCGGAGTTGGTGACGGTGATGGTGGGCGCGAACGACGCCTGCCGGTCCTCGGCCCGGGCGATGACCTCGGTGGCCGCCTTCCGCGCGGACTTCCAGGAGGCGCTGCGCACCCTGCGCGAGGCGTCGCCGAAGACCCAGGTCTACGTGGCGAGCGTGCCGAACCTGAAGCGGCTGTGGTCCGAGGGGCGGGCCAGTCCGCTGGGCAAGGAGGTGTGGAAGCTCGGCATCTGCCCCTCGATGCTGTCCGCCGCGGACGATCTGACCAGCGCGGCCATGCTCCGCCGGGACCGGGTGCAGCAGCGGGTGGTGGAGTACAACAAGGTGCTGAAGGAGGTCTGCGCCAAGGACAGCCGCTGCCGCTTCGACAACAACGCGGTCTACGACTACCGCTTCGGCACCGACCAGCTCAGCCACTGGGACTGGTTCCACCCCAGCAGGGACGGTCAGGCGCGGCTCGCGGCGATCGCGTACCGGACGATCACCGCGGCCAATCCGGTTGCCTAG
- a CDS encoding DUF3145 domain-containing protein has translation MTTRGVLYVHSAPRALCPHVEWAVAGVLGTRVNLDWIRQPAAPGTWRSEFSWQGEAGTASKLASALRGWHLLRFEVTAEPCATAEGERYSCTPDLGIFHAVTGIHGDILIPEDRLRAALTRSQRGETELEAEIAKLLGKPWDDELEPFRYAGEGAPVRWLHQVV, from the coding sequence GTGACGACACGTGGAGTTCTGTACGTGCACTCCGCGCCGCGCGCGCTGTGCCCGCACGTCGAGTGGGCCGTCGCCGGGGTGCTCGGCACGCGCGTCAACCTCGACTGGATCCGGCAGCCCGCGGCCCCCGGCACCTGGCGCTCGGAGTTCTCCTGGCAGGGCGAGGCGGGCACGGCCTCCAAGCTGGCCTCGGCCCTGCGCGGCTGGCACCTGCTCCGCTTCGAGGTCACCGCCGAGCCCTGCGCCACCGCCGAGGGCGAGCGTTACAGCTGCACCCCCGACCTCGGTATCTTCCACGCCGTCACCGGCATCCACGGCGACATCCTCATCCCTGAGGACCGCCTGCGGGCGGCGCTGACCCGGTCCCAGCGGGGGGAGACCGAGCTGGAGGCCGAGATCGCCAAGCTCCTCGGCAAGCCCTGGGACGACGAGTTGGAGCCCTTCAGGTACGCGGGCGAGGGCGCCCCGGTCCGCTGGCTGCACCAGGTGGTGTGA
- the fabF gene encoding beta-ketoacyl-ACP synthase II: MSPTNRTVVVTGIGATTPLGGDAASTWEGLIAGRSGVKPLEQDWAAEQAVKIAAPVAVEPTEVIPRPQARRLDRSAQFALIATQEAWKDAGFTGKAGEDGSVDPDRLGAVIASGIGGVTTLLDQYDVLKEKGVRRVSPHTVPMLMPNSPSANVGLLVGARAGVHTPVSACASGAEAIGYAIEMIRTGRADVVVAGGTEAAIHPLPIAAFGNMMAMSKNNENPQGASRPYDVDRDGFVLGEGAGVLVLESAEHAAKRGARVYAEAVGQGISADSHDIVQPEPEGRGISHALQNLLDNTDLNPAEIVHVNAHATSTPAGDIAELKALRKVFGDDADHMAVSATKSMTGHLLGGAGGVESVATVLALYNRVAPPTINVENIDPEAEANADVVRGEARKLPAEGRIAALNDSFGFGGHNVVLAFRTV; the protein is encoded by the coding sequence GTGAGCCCGACCAATCGCACCGTGGTCGTCACCGGTATCGGCGCAACCACACCGCTGGGTGGCGACGCAGCCTCGACGTGGGAGGGTCTGATCGCCGGCCGGTCCGGCGTCAAGCCCCTGGAGCAGGACTGGGCGGCCGAGCAGGCCGTCAAGATCGCGGCCCCGGTCGCCGTGGAGCCCACCGAGGTCATCCCGCGGCCGCAGGCCCGCAGGCTGGACCGTTCGGCGCAGTTCGCGCTGATCGCCACTCAGGAGGCCTGGAAGGACGCGGGCTTCACCGGCAAGGCCGGGGAAGACGGCAGCGTCGACCCGGACCGGCTGGGCGCCGTCATCGCCTCCGGCATCGGCGGCGTGACCACGCTGCTCGACCAGTACGACGTGCTCAAGGAGAAGGGCGTCCGCCGCGTCTCCCCGCACACCGTCCCGATGCTGATGCCCAACAGTCCCTCGGCCAACGTGGGCCTGCTCGTGGGCGCCCGCGCGGGCGTGCACACGCCGGTCTCCGCGTGCGCCTCGGGCGCCGAGGCCATCGGCTACGCCATCGAGATGATCCGCACCGGCCGCGCCGACGTCGTCGTCGCCGGCGGTACGGAGGCCGCCATCCACCCGCTGCCGATCGCCGCGTTCGGCAACATGATGGCGATGTCCAAGAACAACGAGAACCCGCAGGGTGCCTCGCGTCCCTACGACGTCGACCGCGACGGCTTCGTCCTCGGCGAGGGCGCCGGCGTGCTCGTCCTGGAGTCCGCCGAGCACGCGGCGAAGCGCGGAGCGCGCGTCTACGCCGAGGCAGTCGGACAGGGCATCTCCGCCGACAGCCACGACATCGTGCAGCCGGAGCCCGAGGGCCGCGGCATCTCGCACGCGCTGCAGAACCTGCTGGACAACACCGACCTGAACCCGGCCGAGATCGTGCACGTCAACGCGCACGCCACGTCGACGCCGGCCGGTGACATCGCCGAGCTGAAGGCGCTGCGCAAGGTGTTCGGCGACGACGCCGACCACATGGCGGTGTCCGCGACCAAGTCGATGACCGGGCACCTGCTCGGTGGCGCGGGCGGCGTGGAGTCCGTCGCGACCGTGCTCGCGCTGTACAACCGGGTGGCGCCGCCGACGATCAACGTCGAGAACATCGACCCCGAGGCGGAGGCCAACGCGGACGTCGTCCGCGGGGAGGCCCGCAAGCTTCCGGCCGAGGGCCGGATCGCCGCGCTGAACGACTCGTTCGGCTTCGGCGGCCACAACGTGGTGCTGGCGTTCCGCACCGTCTGA
- a CDS encoding acyl carrier protein yields the protein MAATQEEIVAGLAEIVNEIAGIPTEDVQLDKSFTDDLDVDSLSMVEVVVAAEERFDVKIPDEDVKNLKTVGDATDYILKHQA from the coding sequence ATGGCCGCCACTCAGGAAGAGATCGTCGCCGGTCTCGCCGAGATCGTGAACGAGATCGCCGGGATCCCCACCGAGGACGTCCAGCTGGACAAGTCCTTCACCGACGACCTGGACGTCGACTCGCTGTCCATGGTCGAGGTCGTCGTCGCCGCCGAGGAGCGCTTCGACGTGAAGATCCCGGACGAGGACGTCAAGAACCTCAAGACCGTCGGTGACGCGACCGACTACATCCTCAAGCACCAGGCCTAA